The Caulobacter sp. FWC26 genome contains a region encoding:
- a CDS encoding glutathione S-transferase family protein, whose protein sequence is MKLYDCLRAPNPRRVRWFMAEKGIDDVEIVTLSIMGGEHRSPEYRGKAGLAHMPALELDDGTVITESVAICRYLESVYPEPNLFGRDAKDTAIIEMWLRRTEMMVATPMMQGVRHSHPGMAALEAQVPEVAAYNLESVRKSLKVLDDRLAASPFIAADRLTIVDVVAVTSLDFGRMIKWRLDPALVHVNRWFDAMLARPAAAAGMTA, encoded by the coding sequence ATGAAACTCTACGATTGCCTTCGCGCCCCCAATCCGCGTCGTGTCCGCTGGTTCATGGCCGAGAAGGGGATCGACGACGTCGAGATCGTCACCCTGTCGATCATGGGCGGCGAACACAGGTCGCCGGAGTATCGCGGCAAGGCGGGCCTCGCGCACATGCCGGCGCTGGAGCTGGACGACGGGACGGTGATCACCGAGTCGGTCGCCATCTGCCGCTATCTGGAGAGCGTCTATCCCGAACCGAACCTGTTCGGTCGCGACGCCAAGGATACGGCGATCATCGAGATGTGGCTGCGGCGCACCGAGATGATGGTCGCCACGCCGATGATGCAGGGCGTGCGCCACAGCCACCCCGGCATGGCGGCGCTGGAGGCGCAGGTCCCCGAGGTCGCCGCCTACAATCTGGAGAGCGTCAGAAAAAGCCTGAAGGTGCTGGACGACCGCCTAGCCGCCAGCCCATTCATCGCCGCCGACCGCCTGACGATCGTCGATGTGGTCGCCGTCACCAGCCTCGACTTCGGCCGGATGATCAAGTGGCGGCTGGATCCGGCGCTGGTTCACGTCAACCGCTGGTTCGACGCGATGCTGGCGCGGCCCGCCGCCGCAGCGGGCATGACCGCCTGA
- a CDS encoding PaaI family thioesterase encodes MDGGAEVSSSSRLVETGEWAGWRTWQGMDPFEDQSGPFYFREDETGRVTCAFRAEPKHMNGGGFMHGGCMMTFADFCLFAIAWRDLAGTHAVTVSLNGEFVGPARPGDLVTATGEVVRAGGSLLFVRGLISTGSSPMLNFSGVIKRMRSR; translated from the coding sequence ATGGACGGCGGCGCCGAGGTTTCCAGCAGCTCGCGATTGGTCGAGACCGGCGAATGGGCCGGCTGGCGCACCTGGCAGGGCATGGACCCGTTCGAGGACCAGTCCGGCCCCTTCTATTTCCGCGAGGATGAAACCGGCCGCGTCACCTGCGCCTTCCGCGCCGAGCCCAAGCACATGAACGGCGGCGGCTTCATGCACGGCGGCTGCATGATGACCTTCGCCGACTTCTGCCTGTTCGCCATCGCCTGGCGCGATCTGGCGGGAACCCACGCCGTGACGGTCAGCCTGAATGGCGAGTTCGTCGGCCCAGCCCGCCCCGGCGACCTGGTCACCGCCACCGGCGAGGTCGTGCGCGCCGGCGGCTCGCTGCTGTTCGTGCGCGGCCTGATCTCGACCGGGTCCAGCCCGATGCTGAACTTCTCGGGCGTGATCAAGAGGATGCGTTCGCGCTAG
- a CDS encoding DUF3253 domain-containing protein, producing MTTPIQDTILSQLAALPAGKSIDPMNVAKAIQPERWQQQLGHVRTNAIELAREGKVVILRHNKPVNPEKFRGVYRIRLRLEGDPTSFEETAGDEE from the coding sequence ATGACCACCCCGATCCAAGACACCATTCTTTCCCAGCTGGCGGCGCTGCCCGCCGGCAAGTCGATCGACCCGATGAACGTCGCCAAGGCGATCCAGCCCGAGCGCTGGCAGCAGCAGCTGGGCCACGTGCGCACCAACGCCATCGAGCTGGCCCGTGAGGGCAAGGTCGTGATCCTGCGCCACAACAAGCCGGTCAATCCCGAGAAGTTTCGCGGCGTCTATCGCATCCGCCTGCGCCTGGAAGGCGATCCGACCAGCTTCGAAGAGACGGCCGGCGACGAAGAGTAG
- a CDS encoding glutathione S-transferase family protein, whose amino-acid sequence MLIYGSSLSPFVRKTMVFATEKGLTYDNKVVRLGQPDTEFDACSPFGKIPGFQDGDFKISDSSAIITYLDAAHPEPNLIPTEPKARAWTVWYEEYADSIFVGAAGPIFFNRVVGPRFMGAEPDLAAIEKGTNVAMPPVLDYLERTIPASGFLVEDRFTLADIAVASPFVNLEHAGFDFAKWPKARAYADAILARPSFADIIKRERRMLGA is encoded by the coding sequence ATGCTCATCTACGGTTCGTCGCTTTCGCCGTTCGTCCGCAAGACCATGGTGTTCGCCACCGAAAAGGGTCTGACGTACGACAACAAGGTGGTCCGTCTCGGCCAGCCTGACACCGAATTCGACGCCTGCAGCCCCTTCGGCAAGATTCCGGGCTTCCAGGACGGCGATTTCAAGATCTCGGACTCCTCGGCGATCATCACCTATCTCGACGCCGCCCATCCCGAGCCGAACCTGATCCCCACCGAACCCAAGGCGCGCGCCTGGACCGTCTGGTACGAGGAGTATGCGGACTCGATCTTCGTCGGCGCGGCGGGACCGATCTTCTTCAACCGGGTGGTGGGGCCGCGCTTCATGGGCGCCGAGCCGGACCTGGCGGCGATCGAAAAGGGGACCAACGTCGCCATGCCGCCGGTGCTCGACTATCTCGAGCGCACGATCCCGGCGAGCGGCTTCCTGGTTGAGGACCGTTTCACCCTGGCCGACATCGCCGTGGCCAGCCCCTTCGTGAACCTGGAACACGCTGGGTTCGACTTCGCCAAGTGGCCCAAGGCCAGGGCCTATGCCGACGCCATCCTCGCCCGGCCGTCGTTCGCCGACATCATCAAGCGCGAGCGCCGGATGCTCGGCGCGTAA
- a CDS encoding uracil-DNA glycosylase family protein — MPLEALLEDIAACRACAPYLPHTPRPVTRVSSATRILIAGQAPGRIVHETGLPFNDPSGDRLRQWMGIDRDTFYGRSEIGVAAMAFCFPGTNPKGGDYPPPPRCAALWRTRLLGALPNVELTLLVGSYAQNWALAGRTGKTMTETIERWREFGPNVLPLPHPSWRNTAWLKRNPWFEAEVTPFLRERVADILGR; from the coding sequence ATGCCGCTCGAAGCGCTTCTTGAGGACATCGCCGCCTGCCGGGCGTGTGCGCCCTATCTGCCGCACACGCCGCGGCCGGTAACCCGCGTCAGCTCCGCGACGCGCATCCTGATCGCCGGCCAGGCGCCAGGGCGGATCGTCCACGAGACGGGCCTGCCGTTCAACGATCCCTCGGGCGACCGCCTGCGCCAGTGGATGGGGATCGACCGGGACACCTTTTATGGCCGGTCCGAGATCGGTGTCGCGGCTATGGCCTTCTGCTTCCCGGGAACCAACCCCAAGGGCGGCGACTATCCGCCGCCGCCCCGTTGCGCGGCGTTGTGGCGAACCCGGTTACTGGGGGCATTGCCGAACGTTGAACTGACCTTGCTGGTCGGTAGCTACGCCCAGAATTGGGCGCTGGCCGGGCGTACGGGCAAGACCATGACCGAGACCATCGAGCGCTGGCGCGAGTTTGGCCCGAACGTCCTGCCGCTGCCGCATCCCTCCTGGCGCAACACCGCGTGGCTGAAGCGCAATCCCTGGTTCGAGGCGGAGGTCACGCCCTTCCTTCGCGAGCGCGTCGCGGACATTCTGGGCCGATGA
- a CDS encoding alpha/beta hydrolase produces MNRRALILTASAAALSACAPLRQRPELAALGFRGPRLTDEAFISFDGARLGLMRWLPAVEPDWVVVGLHGMNDYSNAYRLAAAWWAGRGIATYALDVRGFGRSPERGVWAPADLVIEDVRLLVEAVRERHPRSKIALAGISMGGGLAISAMATSDPPRVDKLMLFAPAVWGWSSQPLPNKLSLWITAHTAGGWVVKPPEWLVREVMPSDNIDELRRMGRDPLMIWGARSDTLYGLVGLMERAWRAPGAIAAPVAWFYGANDHIIPRASTAEAVGRLKPGALTAYYPKGYHLLLVDRQAETVWSDAEAFLREAPAPWPPSGVPAIPDSAAAMTALDPPKADKRRVSQGQPSGL; encoded by the coding sequence ATGAACCGTCGCGCCTTGATCCTGACCGCCTCGGCGGCCGCGCTGTCGGCCTGTGCGCCGCTGCGCCAGCGGCCCGAACTGGCGGCGCTCGGGTTTCGCGGCCCGCGCCTGACGGATGAGGCCTTCATCAGCTTCGACGGCGCCCGGCTGGGCTTGATGCGCTGGCTCCCGGCCGTGGAACCCGACTGGGTCGTGGTCGGGCTGCACGGCATGAACGACTATTCCAACGCCTACCGTCTGGCCGCCGCCTGGTGGGCGGGGAGGGGCATCGCGACCTATGCGCTGGATGTGCGCGGGTTCGGGCGCTCGCCCGAGCGCGGCGTCTGGGCGCCGGCCGACCTGGTGATCGAGGATGTCCGTCTGCTGGTCGAAGCGGTCCGTGAGCGGCACCCAAGGTCCAAGATCGCCCTGGCGGGAATCAGCATGGGCGGCGGCCTGGCGATCAGCGCCATGGCCACGTCCGACCCGCCGCGCGTCGACAAGCTGATGCTGTTCGCACCGGCGGTCTGGGGGTGGTCGAGCCAGCCTTTGCCGAACAAGCTGAGCCTGTGGATCACCGCGCACACCGCAGGCGGTTGGGTGGTCAAGCCGCCCGAATGGTTGGTCCGGGAGGTCATGCCCTCCGACAATATCGACGAACTTCGCCGCATGGGCCGCGACCCGTTGATGATCTGGGGCGCACGTTCCGACACGCTGTATGGACTGGTCGGCCTGATGGAGCGGGCGTGGCGCGCGCCGGGCGCGATCGCGGCGCCGGTCGCGTGGTTTTACGGCGCCAACGACCACATCATCCCGCGAGCGTCGACGGCCGAGGCCGTAGGCCGTCTCAAGCCCGGCGCGCTAACCGCCTACTATCCCAAGGGCTACCATCTGCTGCTTGTTGATCGACAGGCTGAGACGGTCTGGTCGGACGCCGAGGCGTTTCTGCGCGAAGCGCCCGCGCCGTGGCCGCCGTCAGGCGTTCCCGCCATTCCGGACAGCGCGGCCGCGATGACAGCGTTGGACCCGCCGAAGGCCGACAAGCGCAGGGTGTCGCAAGGTCAGCCTTCGGGCTTGTGA
- a CDS encoding Glu/Leu/Phe/Val dehydrogenase, with translation MTLFDSPDFEGHEGVHAFFDEKTGLKSIIAVHSTARGPAAGGCRMWDYSSAGAALTDALRLSRGMSYKNAMADLDFGGGKAVIIGDSRSQKTPELFEAFGRAVDSLGGKYWTAEDVGVSPSDLESTRKTTRFVAGLEGHAAASGDPSPVTAEGVFRGVRLCVERALNRDLNGVRVAIQGVGHVGAYLAEKLHAAGAELIIADVNQVALAEVAAKTGATIVPTDAIFDVEADVFAPCALGGAISNATLPRLKVKVIAGGANNQLADAMIGQTVFDRGILYAPDYVINGGGIINVAAEIRALEAGGAFDGGWVAIKLDRLAQTLAEVIDQSITEKRPANLVADEIARARIAAARG, from the coding sequence ATGACCTTGTTCGATTCCCCCGATTTCGAGGGACACGAAGGCGTTCACGCTTTCTTCGACGAAAAAACTGGTCTGAAGTCGATCATCGCGGTCCACTCGACCGCGCGAGGGCCCGCCGCCGGCGGCTGCCGGATGTGGGACTATTCCAGCGCCGGTGCGGCCCTGACCGACGCCCTGCGGCTCTCGCGTGGCATGTCCTACAAAAACGCCATGGCGGATCTCGACTTCGGTGGCGGCAAGGCCGTGATCATCGGCGACAGCCGCAGCCAGAAGACGCCGGAACTGTTCGAGGCCTTCGGTCGCGCCGTCGACAGCCTGGGCGGAAAGTACTGGACCGCCGAGGACGTGGGCGTCTCGCCGTCGGACCTGGAAAGCACGCGCAAGACCACTCGCTTTGTCGCCGGCCTCGAAGGCCATGCGGCCGCGTCGGGCGATCCGTCGCCAGTGACCGCCGAGGGCGTGTTCCGGGGCGTGCGTCTCTGCGTCGAGCGGGCGCTGAATCGCGACCTGAACGGCGTTCGCGTCGCCATCCAAGGCGTCGGCCATGTCGGCGCTTACCTTGCCGAGAAACTACACGCCGCCGGCGCTGAACTGATCATCGCCGACGTCAACCAGGTCGCCCTGGCCGAGGTGGCCGCCAAGACCGGCGCGACGATCGTTCCGACCGACGCGATCTTCGACGTCGAGGCCGATGTCTTCGCCCCTTGCGCGCTGGGCGGGGCGATCTCGAACGCGACCCTGCCTCGCCTGAAGGTCAAGGTGATCGCGGGGGGCGCCAACAACCAATTGGCGGACGCCATGATCGGCCAGACCGTGTTTGATCGCGGCATCCTCTACGCCCCGGACTATGTCATCAACGGTGGCGGCATCATCAATGTGGCGGCCGAGATCCGCGCTCTTGAAGCCGGCGGCGCGTTCGACGGTGGCTGGGTGGCGATCAAGCTCGACCGCCTGGCCCAGACCCTGGCGGAGGTGATCGATCAGTCGATCACCGAAAAGCGCCCGGCCAACCTGGTCGCCGACGAAATCGCCCGCGCGCGGATCGCGGCGGCGCGGGGCTAG
- a CDS encoding transglutaminase family protein has translation MGRLRILHETHYDYDHPVGFGPQRLMIRPRDSHALRIVQASLRLFPQGATRWSYDANGNCVCIFQPSEGANAMRVVSELVIDRYPAPLALQRAEDPHTLTPIVYSREDRATLEPFIAPVTDDPDAELLRWLRNLPACRDEPALAFLLRVNELIHQQFDYVTRQEEGVQSPVETLRKQSGACRDLAWLMVEGLRRLGYAALFATGYIHSPGAQIRGAGATHAWCEVFLPDLGWLEFDPTNGLAESPDLIRVAATRTPAQALPVSGAIIGAPGASRLHVSVDVQLLDETGQAAVLK, from the coding sequence ATGGGACGGCTGCGCATCCTTCACGAGACACACTACGATTACGACCATCCGGTCGGCTTTGGCCCCCAGCGGCTGATGATCCGACCGCGCGATAGCCACGCCCTGCGCATCGTTCAGGCGTCGCTTCGCCTGTTTCCGCAGGGCGCCACCCGCTGGAGCTATGACGCCAACGGCAATTGCGTCTGCATTTTCCAGCCCTCCGAAGGCGCGAACGCGATGCGTGTCGTCAGCGAGTTGGTGATCGACCGCTACCCCGCGCCGCTAGCGCTGCAGCGCGCGGAAGACCCGCACACCCTGACGCCCATTGTCTACTCACGAGAGGACCGGGCGACGCTGGAGCCATTCATCGCGCCGGTGACCGACGATCCCGACGCGGAACTACTGCGCTGGCTGCGAAACCTTCCGGCGTGTCGCGACGAGCCGGCCTTGGCTTTCCTGTTGCGCGTCAACGAACTGATCCACCAGCAGTTCGACTATGTCACCCGGCAGGAAGAAGGCGTTCAAAGCCCCGTCGAGACGCTGCGCAAGCAAAGCGGCGCCTGTCGGGATCTGGCCTGGTTGATGGTGGAAGGTCTGCGTCGCCTCGGCTACGCCGCGCTCTTCGCCACCGGCTACATCCATTCCCCCGGCGCCCAGATCCGCGGCGCCGGCGCCACGCATGCCTGGTGTGAAGTGTTCCTGCCCGATCTTGGTTGGCTGGAGTTCGATCCGACCAACGGATTGGCGGAGTCGCCGGACCTGATCCGTGTCGCGGCGACCCGAACCCCCGCTCAGGCCCTTCCGGTATCGGGCGCCATCATCGGCGCCCCCGGAGCGTCTCGTCTTCACGTCTCCGTGGACGTCCAGTTGTTGGACGAAACCGGTCAGGCGGCTGTGTTAAAGTAG
- a CDS encoding TetR/AcrR family transcriptional regulator, translating into MSPSNDATASHEVEAAETEAATKNLVFVAAERLFALHGFQNVSVRDITAAAGVNLASVNYHFGSKDALLFEIFKRRTAELNRERAKMLHEANDRNAGAPPLRDILAALLTPPLRWLAPDHERRISLQFLIRARSEGTDEIRQVLKTDVSHLRRFSDALLRARPDLSPEEVYWRLHFTLGMLHNNRFAEFDRLNVLSEGQTSEADVVALLDRMLSFAEAGFRA; encoded by the coding sequence GTGAGTCCGAGCAACGACGCCACCGCCTCGCATGAGGTCGAGGCCGCCGAGACCGAAGCCGCCACCAAGAATCTGGTTTTCGTCGCCGCCGAACGCCTGTTCGCGTTGCACGGTTTCCAGAACGTCTCGGTGCGCGACATCACGGCCGCCGCCGGCGTGAACCTGGCCTCGGTGAACTACCACTTCGGCTCCAAGGATGCGTTGCTGTTCGAGATCTTCAAGCGGCGCACGGCCGAGCTCAATCGCGAGCGGGCCAAGATGCTGCATGAAGCCAATGACCGGAACGCCGGCGCGCCGCCCCTGCGCGACATCCTGGCGGCGCTGCTGACCCCGCCCCTGCGTTGGCTGGCGCCGGACCACGAGCGGCGGATTTCGCTGCAGTTCCTGATCCGCGCCCGCAGCGAGGGCACCGACGAGATCCGCCAGGTGCTGAAGACCGATGTCTCGCATCTGCGCCGCTTCTCGGACGCCCTGCTTCGCGCCCGCCCCGATCTTTCGCCGGAAGAGGTTTACTGGCGGCTGCATTTCACGCTGGGCATGCTGCACAACAACCGCTTTGCGGAGTTCGACCGCCTCAATGTCCTGTCGGAAGGCCAGACCAGCGAAGCGGACGTCGTGGCCCTGCTGGATCGCATGCTGAGCTTCGCCGAAGCCGGCTTCCGAGCCTAA
- a CDS encoding glycosyltransferase family 2 protein, producing the protein MLATNARAGSGDPASTAPPRLSVVMVVYMTGPALMESVRHVLAEPWVDEFVVVDNGSSSADAAWLRDLSQREGRVRLLQGLGNIGFARAANLGALAAKGQELVFLNPDAFLTPGAIPALRDAARDRPSPCVVGARVFNTDGTEQRGGRRGEITPVTTLLSLSKLSATLPPLRRFEIHREGEPPPPYPVDTPTISGACFYMTARDFQRLGGFDEGYFLHVEDIDLCWRARRAGGCVLFQPKARIVHVGSTSRESPLVIEWHKGKGLIRYFFKRAQLKRHKVLTALLAPLILVAALARPLARQVLRRRVRRPAKRLLPVPS; encoded by the coding sequence ATGCTCGCAACGAACGCTCGCGCAGGCTCTGGCGACCCTGCCTCAACGGCCCCGCCTCGCCTTTCGGTGGTGATGGTCGTCTATATGACCGGCCCGGCCCTGATGGAGAGCGTCCGGCATGTGCTGGCGGAACCCTGGGTCGATGAGTTCGTCGTCGTCGACAACGGCTCCTCGTCCGCCGACGCCGCGTGGCTGCGGGACCTGTCGCAGCGAGAGGGCCGGGTGCGCCTGCTTCAGGGGCTGGGCAACATCGGCTTTGCGCGCGCCGCGAACTTGGGCGCCCTTGCGGCCAAGGGCCAGGAACTCGTGTTCCTCAATCCCGACGCCTTCCTGACGCCCGGCGCCATCCCGGCTCTGCGAGACGCCGCCCGCGATCGCCCCTCGCCCTGCGTGGTGGGCGCGCGCGTGTTCAACACCGACGGCACCGAACAGCGGGGCGGACGACGCGGCGAGATCACGCCCGTCACCACCCTGCTCAGCCTCTCGAAGCTTAGCGCCACCCTGCCCCCGCTGCGCCGCTTCGAGATCCACCGGGAGGGCGAGCCCCCGCCGCCCTACCCGGTGGATACGCCGACCATATCCGGCGCGTGCTTCTACATGACGGCGCGCGACTTCCAGCGCCTGGGCGGATTTGACGAGGGCTACTTCCTGCATGTCGAGGACATCGACCTGTGCTGGCGTGCGCGCCGCGCGGGCGGGTGCGTCCTGTTCCAGCCCAAGGCGCGGATCGTTCACGTGGGTTCGACCAGCCGCGAGAGCCCGCTCGTGATCGAGTGGCACAAGGGTAAGGGCCTGATCCGCTACTTCTTCAAGCGCGCCCAGCTCAAGCGGCACAAGGTGCTGACGGCGCTGCTCGCGCCGCTGATCCTGGTGGCGGCCCTGGCTCGCCCCCTTGCCCGGCAAGTGTTGCGTCGCCGCGTGCGGCGGCCCGCCAAGCGATTGCTTCCCGTTCCGAGCTGA
- a CDS encoding helix-turn-helix domain-containing protein, giving the protein MSRTAMNPAKAALTKSLRREAGRWLKAAREAAGLTQAELAEKTGLRYYTFVSQVENGLGRVPIEAQAVWAQSLGLDPSQFARTLLRYYEPELYRLLFDGAAEEAEPEQAARA; this is encoded by the coding sequence ATGTCACGAACGGCGATGAACCCCGCCAAGGCGGCCCTGACCAAGTCTCTGCGTCGCGAGGCCGGCCGTTGGCTAAAGGCTGCGCGTGAAGCCGCCGGGCTCACCCAGGCCGAGTTGGCCGAAAAGACGGGCCTGCGCTACTACACCTTCGTCTCGCAGGTCGAGAACGGCCTGGGACGCGTGCCGATCGAGGCTCAGGCGGTGTGGGCGCAGAGCCTGGGCCTGGATCCCAGCCAGTTCGCGCGGACCTTGCTGCGCTATTATGAGCCGGAGCTGTATCGGCTGCTGTTTGACGGCGCGGCCGAAGAGGCCGAGCCCGAACAGGCCGCGCGGGCCTGA
- a CDS encoding VWA domain-containing protein, with amino-acid sequence MFLNFFTELRQAKVPVSLREYLLLMEALDKDVIDRSVEDFYFLSRASLVKDEKNLDKFDRVFSHVFKGLETVNDGLAADLPEEWLKALTEKFLTDEEKAQIEAMGGFEKLMETLQERLREQKKRHEGGNKMIGSGGTSPFGNNGYNPEGVRIGQDKSRHGRAVKVWDKREYKNLDDSVELGTRNIKVALRRLRKFARTGAADELDLNGTIKGTAEKGYLDIQLRPERRNAIKVLLFFDIGGSMDSHIKLCEELFSAARTEFKNMEFYYFHNCLYEAVWKDNKRRQTEKIPTFDVLHKFPADYKVIFVGDATMSPYEITYPGGSVEHWNEEPGAIWMQRVTEIYQSCIWLNPTPERHWDYTQSIGVMRQIMADRMFPLTIEGLDKAMRELVRG; translated from the coding sequence ATGTTCCTCAACTTCTTCACCGAGCTCCGTCAGGCCAAGGTTCCCGTGAGCCTGCGCGAATACCTCCTCTTGATGGAGGCGCTGGACAAGGACGTCATCGACCGCTCGGTGGAGGACTTCTACTTCCTCTCGCGCGCCAGCCTGGTGAAGGACGAGAAGAACCTCGACAAGTTCGACCGGGTGTTCAGCCACGTCTTCAAGGGACTGGAGACGGTCAATGACGGCCTGGCCGCCGACCTTCCCGAGGAATGGCTCAAAGCCCTGACCGAGAAGTTCCTCACCGATGAGGAAAAGGCCCAGATCGAGGCCATGGGCGGCTTCGAGAAGCTGATGGAGACCCTGCAGGAGCGCCTGCGCGAGCAGAAGAAGCGCCACGAGGGCGGCAACAAGATGATCGGCTCGGGTGGCACCAGCCCGTTCGGCAACAACGGCTACAATCCCGAAGGCGTGCGCATCGGCCAGGACAAGAGCCGCCATGGCCGCGCCGTGAAGGTCTGGGACAAGCGCGAGTACAAGAACCTCGACGACAGCGTCGAACTGGGCACCCGTAACATCAAGGTCGCCCTGCGCCGCCTGCGCAAGTTCGCCCGCACCGGCGCGGCCGATGAGCTGGACCTGAACGGCACAATCAAGGGCACCGCCGAGAAGGGCTATCTCGACATCCAGCTACGGCCTGAGCGCCGCAACGCCATCAAGGTGCTGCTGTTCTTCGACATCGGCGGCTCGATGGACAGTCACATCAAGCTCTGCGAGGAGCTGTTCAGCGCCGCGCGCACCGAGTTCAAGAACATGGAGTTCTACTACTTCCACAACTGCCTCTATGAGGCCGTGTGGAAGGACAACAAGCGTCGCCAGACCGAGAAGATTCCGACCTTCGACGTGCTCCACAAATTCCCGGCCGACTACAAGGTGATCTTCGTCGGCGACGCAACCATGAGCCCGTACGAGATCACCTATCCGGGCGGCAGCGTCGAGCACTGGAACGAAGAGCCCGGCGCGATCTGGATGCAGCGGGTCACCGAGATCTACCAGAGCTGCATCTGGCTGAACCCGACGCCCGAACGCCACTGGGACTACACCCAGTCGATCGGCGTGATGCGCCAGATCATGGCCGACCGGATGTTCCCGCTGACCATCGAGGGCCTGGACAAGGCGATGCGGGAACTGGTGCGGGGTTAG
- a CDS encoding GNAT family N-acetyltransferase yields MNADPTIASYTIRRATIDDADTVSSLGARTFSETFAHLYPPEDLETFLAYAYGLERTRNDLLHPDKATWLIEDEDGEAIGYALAGPCDLPHDEVSPDDGELKRIYVLKSHQGGGRGSALLKTALDWLEPAGPRRLWIGVWSENFGAQRLYGRLGFEKVGEYFFPVGETNDLEFILRRG; encoded by the coding sequence GTGAACGCCGATCCGACCATCGCCTCGTACACCATTCGTCGGGCCACAATCGATGACGCCGACACCGTGTCGAGCCTGGGCGCGCGCACCTTCAGCGAGACCTTCGCCCACCTCTATCCGCCCGAGGATCTGGAGACCTTCCTGGCCTACGCCTACGGCCTGGAGCGGACGCGCAATGACCTCCTCCATCCCGACAAGGCCACCTGGCTGATTGAGGACGAGGACGGCGAGGCGATCGGCTACGCCCTGGCCGGCCCGTGCGATCTGCCGCATGACGAGGTCTCGCCGGACGATGGCGAACTCAAGCGGATCTACGTGCTGAAAAGCCACCAGGGCGGCGGTCGCGGTTCGGCCCTGTTGAAGACCGCGCTCGACTGGCTGGAGCCCGCCGGCCCGCGTCGCCTGTGGATCGGGGTGTGGTCAGAGAACTTTGGCGCGCAGCGGCTATACGGCCGTCTGGGGTTCGAGAAGGTCGGCGAGTACTTCTTCCCGGTGGGCGAGACGAACGATCTGGAGTTCATCCTGCGGCGGGGGTGA